One region of Coregonus clupeaformis isolate EN_2021a chromosome 31, ASM2061545v1, whole genome shotgun sequence genomic DNA includes:
- the LOC121548043 gene encoding Usher syndrome type-1G protein homolog produces the protein MSQAIGAVGTMNDKYHRAARDGYLDLLREATRKQLNAPDEDGMTPTLWAAYHGNLDALRLIVGRGGDPDKCDIWGNTPLHLGAANGHHNCLSFLVSFGANVWCLDNDYHTPLDMAATKSHMGCVRYLDSIAAKQSVLNPKLVSKLKDRAFRAAERRIKDCVKMQQKHHQRLERKFLKESVVSDNSDAMSFSSYNSSTLGRKLPQFNTVTSNMPYSQATLHSTAKGRTKIQKKLEKKKQVDGTFKIYEDGRKSVRSLSGLQLGQDVMFLKQGTYANSKDCSRLNIRDMFPHHGNNHDHHDNDHYDDDDDRADTISHISRAISDPGLHEAAYSEISADSGRDSLFTRPGLGTMVFRRNYVSGGLFGIGARDEGSVAGSEPVGRAPNVRLRGRLPRRQPSLDDAIEIDSIGSALSLQERNLQELPWEEADVGLDEELEPESGPLETFLASQSLGEFMPIFRREKIDLEALLLCSDQDLTSIHIPLGPRKKLLEACKRRLNTLDEPESIKDTEL, from the exons ATGAGCCAGGCTATCGGAGCCGTTGGCACTATGAACGACAAGTACCACCGGGCAGCCCGGGATGGCTACCTGGACCTGCTCAGAGAGGCCACTCGGAAGCAGCTCAACGCGCCCGATGAAGACGGAATGACACCGACGTTATGGGCTGCGTACCACGGCAACCTTGACGCGCTCCGGCTCATTGTGGGAAGAGG AGGTGACCCTGACAAGTGTGATATCTGGGGCAACACGCCGCTCCACCTGGGCGCCGCCAACGGCCACCACAACTGCCTGTCCTTCCTGGTGTCGTTCGGCGCCAACGTGTGGTGCCTGGACAACGACTACCACACGCCCCTCGACATGGCCGCCACCAAGAGCCACATGGGCTGTGTCCGATACCTGGACTCCATCGCCGCCAAGCAGTCTGTCCTCAACCCCAAG CTGGTGAGCAAGCTGAAAGACAGAGCGTTCCGCGCCGCAGAGAGGAGGATTAAGGACTGTGTGAAGAtgcagcagaaacatcaccagcgGCTGGAGAGGAAGTTCCTGAAGGAGAGCGTAGTGTCGGATAACTCCGACGCCATGAGTTTCTCTAGTTATAACAGCAGCACGCTAGGCCGCAAGCTTCCTCAGTTCAACACGGTCACTTCCAACATGCCATACtcacag GCCACTCTACACTCCACAGCCAAGGGTAGGACCAAGATTCAGAAAAAATTAGAGAAGAAGAAACAGGTGGACGGCACCTTCAAGATCTACGAGGATGGGAGGAAGAGTGTTCGCTCGCTGTCTGGCCTTCAGCTAGGTCAGGACGTCATGTTCCTCAAGCAG GGCACCTACGCCAACTCCAAGGACTGCTCGCGCCTCAACATCCGGGACATGTTCCCTCACCACGGCAACAACCACGATCACCATGACAACGACCACTACGATGATGACGATGACCGTGCCGACACCATCTCCCACATCTCCCGTGCCATCAGTGACCCAGGTCTCCACGAGGCCGCCTACTCCGAGATCAGCGCTGACTCGGGCCGCGACTCCCTCTTCACCCGGCCCGGTCTTGGAACCATGGTGTTCCGACGGAACTACGTCTCCGGCGGTCTCTTCGGCATCGGAGCCCGGGACGAGGGTTCCGTGGCAGGCTCCGAGCCGGTGGGGCGTGCCCCTAACGTCCGCCTCCGCGGCCGTCTCCCACGGCGCCAGCCCAGCCTGGACGATGCAATAGAGATAGACAGCATCGGCAGCGCCCTGAGCCTCCAGGAGAGGAACCTGCAGGAGCTGCCCTGGGAGGAGGCTGACGTGGGCCTGGACGAGGAGCTGGAGCCTGAGAGCGGACCCCTGGAGACCTTCCTGGCCTCCCAGAGCCTAGGGGAGTTCATGCCCATCTTCAGGAGGGAGAAGATTGACCTGGAAGCCCTGCTGCTCTGCTCAGACCAGGACCTGACCTCCATACACATCCCCCTGGGACCCAGGAAGAAGCTGCTAGAGGCCTGTAAGAGACGACTGAACACCCTGGACGAACCAGAGAGCATCAAAGACACTGAGCTCTGA